A genomic segment from Coccinella septempunctata chromosome 3, icCocSept1.1, whole genome shotgun sequence encodes:
- the LOC123309123 gene encoding uncharacterized protein LOC123309123 isoform X1: MEECEIYDELWKEIEGKIDVAQDKVINLYLLKNKSCSANRLIEDLNLSGFNDYLLNKYVALNSSSMNRFQNEDYEINWQNLNEDDNYEELLINCSQSPFLTLEMLNELLKINYIDTRHSYWPEMSNKLQDCFSCLDYDLFQKSLKIHYKMTISQNCCIEGYLSLLKATNRIVKGHSLDKFVEVNSPLNSRAMLCIKVILNSELFLLSNIHTSNDKKIEDIIENLFNLFSSEIAIEDEQIAILDLISFMDEKAEWFKYLCLSAFMKPLIWKKLEKYPTLLIFVCKKFLKPLDNILFNFSNDLERSVHSHSCYFLIYFCGIHKDIKEFEVRNQGNKTYNLTQLITLVIYTINNHISSEVRESLKNFILLFFRTNYSFIDHEIMEILFKPFEHIIKDSSLKVISQNIYLFDLIQFTLKNNDKILTEGYLYNRRKYKALFNFGQSRRNILNTNGNFVNLPQLIIDITIMMMRNYINTSEKKHSVDDNTILLLECCEKIYNAHPVFLYNSLTSKFIVNLSSFYKALNNFETTKKEIEVVLNIYNFFLKYHTNLLELFKGESFVINILDSVISSRIEVGSCMIFDNFSNEISIEDKMQVQLHLVTHSFLLSVWCQKNYSEIIVNNLEEETFVELLHFLYGISHSTQLIRMLVYGSQSLDFKMKGVIAIPTMLKFSVQNVRNTLETLIGLLFMRILISNLDGLVMVQASCGLKENLSKVLGEINSDSDSDEEISYTDACSIIRKNLIRYMDCIGYPCYLLNDLNDSAIDLHNFSGLKIYGSKSIHNCEMQRFLQNTRSALHDQSWMHQVKSLFYKYCSEGYKVSVVSEIITNCPKSAKEKFSRSWPDSGKPLPALHSEDLIAIGIIVKYGLQNHLLSPSHRHEDNLALLVKQSRAFLDEQSEKFDGFDWFIAICFLVCSGNLERCKNLCINVSQLPCINLIWNKYGKKFGGVWLDNFNEHLDVLMAENTTIYTALKMSSFSSKMIVKKWLGQCFFNILDFREICNFLIFSVLCPLEYSVYYMMCLFIHNKSRICRMTHTPSMNNLLNIISLDDFKLSSYLPRINELSTRYKNVIKL; encoded by the exons ATGGAGGAATGTGAAATCTACGATGAATTATGGAAAGAAATAGAAGGGAAAATTGATGTAGCTCAAGACAAGGTAATCAATTTATATTTACTGAAAAATAAGTCCTGTTCTGCCAATAGATTGATAGAGGATTTGAATTTGTCAGGCTTTAATGATTACTTATTGAACAAATATGTCGCACTCAACAGTTCCAGTATGAATAGATTCCAAAATGAAGACTATGAAATTAATTGGCAAAATCTAAATGAAGACGATAATTATGAGGAGCTACTGATAAATTGTAGTCAATCCCCATTTCTGACTCTGGAGATGTTAAATGAGTTGCTTAAAATAAACTATATTGATACAAGACATAGTTATTGGCCAGAAATGTCAAATAAACTGCAGGATTGCTTCTCATGTTTGGATTACGATTTATTCCAGAAAAGTTTAAAGATCCATTATAAAATGACAATCAGTCAAAATTGCTGTATAGAAGGATACTTGAGTCTTTTGAAAGCCACTAATAGAATAGTAAAAGGTCATTCGTTGGATAAATTTGTAGAAGTAAATTCCCCACTGAACAGCAGAGCTATGTTATGCATTAAAGTTATTCTAAACTCAGAACTTTTCCTATTGAGTAATATACATACTAGCAATGATAAGAAGATTGAAGATATTATTGAAAACcttttcaacttgttcagttcaGAAATAGCAATTGAAGATGAGCAAATAGCAATTTTAGATCTAATCAGCTTCATGGATGAAAAAGCAGAATGGTTCAAATATCTTTGCTTATCAGCCTTCATGAAACCCCTTATCTggaaaaaattagagaaataTCCAACTCTTCTAATATTTGTTTGTAAAAAATTTCTTAAACCTCTGGACAATATCCTCTTTAATTTCAGCAATGATTTAGAAAGGAGTGTTCATAGTCATAGTTGCtattttttgatatatttttgtGGTATTCATAAGGATATAAAGGAATTTGAGGTGAGAAATCAAGGGAATAAGACATATAATTTAACACAGCTTATTACATTGGTGATATATACAATTAATAATCACATTTCTTCTGAAGTCAGGGAAAGtttaaagaattttattctacTGTTTTTTCGAACAAACTACTCATTCATTGATCATGAAATTATGGAAATATTATTCAAACCTTTTGAGCATATAATAAAAGATAGTTCTTTGAAAGTGATCAGCCAAAATATTTATCTCTTCGATTTGATACAATTCACCCTGAAGAATAATGATAAAATTTTGACAGAAGGCTACTTGTATAATAGAAGaaagtataaggctctatttaATTTTGGACAATCCAGGAGAAACATATTGAACACCAATGGAAACTTTGTCAATTTGCCACAGTTAATTATTGATATAACAATAATGATGATGAGGAACTATATCAATACTAGTGAGAAGAAGCATTCAGTGGATGATAATACTATTCTGTTGTTGGAatgttgcgaaaaaatttataatgcTCATCCTGTTTTTCTCTACAATTCTTTGACTTCAAAATTCATTGTCAACTTATCGAGCTTTTATAAAGCCCTTAATAATTTTGAAACCACCAAGAAAGAAATCGAGGTAGTTTTAAATATATACAACTTCTTCCTCAAATACCACACAAATCTTTTGGAGTTGTTCAAAGGTGAATCCTTCGTAATTAACATCCTAGACAGTGTGATATCAAGTAGAATAGAAGTAGGCAGCTGTAtgatttttgataatttttcaaatgagatTTCAATTGAGGATAAAATGCAAGTTCAACTGCATTTGGTTACACACAGCTTTTTATTGAGTGTATGGTGTCAAAAAAACTATAGTGAAATTATAGTGAATAACCTTGAGGAAGAAACTTTTGTTGAATTGTTGCATTTTCTTTATGGAATATCTCATAGTACACAattgatcaggatgttagtatATGGAAGTCAAAGTTTGGATTTTAAGATGAAGGGTGTTATAGCAATTCCCACTATGTTGAAGTTTTCTGTTCAGAATGTCAGGAATACTCTTGAAACTTTAATAGGATTGCTATTTATGCGGATTTTGATTTCTAATTTAGATGGATTGGTGATGGTTCAAGCAAGTTGTGGTTTGAAG GAAAATCTTTCAAAAGTGCTTGGTGAAATTAATTCTGATTCTGATAGTGATGAAGAAATTTCTTACACTGATGCATGTAGCATAATTCGTAAGAACCTAATAAGATATATGGATTGTATTGGATATCCTTGTTATCTATTGAATGACCTGAATGATTCAGCTATTGATCTTCATAATTTCAG TGGATTGAAAATTTATGGGTCGAAATCTATTCATAATTGTGAAATGCAGAGATTTCTACAAAATACCCGGTCAGCTTTACATGACCAAAGTTGGATGCATCAAGTGAAATCATTGTTCTATAAATACTGTTCCGAAGGATACAAA GTCAGTGTGGTGTCTGAAATAATAACTAATTGTCCAAAAAGTGCTAAAGAGAAGTTTTCAAGGTCTTGGCCTGATTCTGGAAAGCCTTTACCTGCATTGCATAGTGAAGATCTTATTGCAATTGGAATAATTGTAAA GTATGGTTTGCAAAATCATCTGTTGAGTCCAAGTCACAGACATGAGGACAATTTAGCCCTTTTAGTTAAACAGAGTCGTGCTTTTCTGGATGAACAATCTGAGAAATTTGATGGTTTTGATTGGTTTATTGCTATTTGTTTCTTAGTTTGTTCTGGAAATTTAGAAAG GTGCAAAAATTTATGCATTAATGTGTCACAACTTCCTTGTATAAACTTGATTTGGAATAAATatggcaaaaaatttggagGTGTTTGGTTGGATAATTTCAATGAGCACCTGGATGTTCTGATGGCTGAGAATACTACAATTTATACTGCTCTGAAG atgtcTAGCTTTAGTTCCAAAATGATAGTAAAAAAATGGCTGGGTCAGTGCTTCTTCAACATACTTGATTTTAGAGAAATTTGcaatttcttgattttttctGTACTCTGTCCTCTAGAATATTCAGTGTATTATATGATGTGTTTGTTTATACACAACAAAAGCAGGATTTGTAGGATGACCCATACCCCTAGTATGAATAATCTCCTGAAT ATAATCTCGTTAGACGACTTTAAACTGAGCTCATACTTACCTAGGATAAACGAATTGTCAACAAGATATAAGAATGttataaaattatga
- the LOC123309123 gene encoding uncharacterized protein LOC123309123 isoform X2, translating to MEECEIYDELWKEIEGKIDVAQDKVINLYLLKNKSCSANRLIEDLNLSGFNDYLLNKYVALNSSSMNRFQNEDYEINWQNLNEDDNYEELLINCSQSPFLTLEMLNELLKINYIDTRHSYWPEMSNKLQDCFSCLDYDLFQKSLKIHYKMTISQNCCIEGYLSLLKATNRIVKGHSLDKFVEVNSPLNSRAMLCIKVILNSELFLLSNIHTSNDKKIEDIIENLFNLFSSEIAIEDEQIAILDLISFMDEKAEWFKYLCLSAFMKPLIWKKLEKYPTLLIFVCKKFLKPLDNILFNFSNDLERSVHSHSCYFLIYFCGIHKDIKEFEVRNQGNKTYNLTQLITLVIYTINNHISSEVRESLKNFILLFFRTNYSFIDHEIMEILFKPFEHIIKDSSLKVISQNIYLFDLIQFTLKNNDKILTEGYLYNRRKYKALFNFGQSRRNILNTNGNFVNLPQLIIDITIMMMRNYINTSEKKHSVDDNTILLLECCEKIYNAHPVFLYNSLTSKFIVNLSSFYKALNNFETTKKEIEVVLNIYNFFLKYHTNLLELFKGESFVINILDSVISSRIEVGSCMIFDNFSNEISIEDKMQVQLHLVTHSFLLSVWCQKNYSEIIVNNLEEETFVELLHFLYGISHSTQLIRMLVYGSQSLDFKMKGVIAIPTMLKFSVQNVRNTLETLIGLLFMRILISNLDGLVMVQASCGLKENLSKVLGEINSDSDSDEEISYTDACSIIRKNLIRYMDCIGYPCYLLNDLNDSAIDLHNFSGLKIYGSKSIHNCEMQRFLQNTRSALHDQSWMHQVKSLFYKYCSEGYKVSVVSEIITNCPKSAKEKFSRSWPDSGKPLPALHSEDLIAIGIIVKCKNLCINVSQLPCINLIWNKYGKKFGGVWLDNFNEHLDVLMAENTTIYTALKMSSFSSKMIVKKWLGQCFFNILDFREICNFLIFSVLCPLEYSVYYMMCLFIHNKSRICRMTHTPSMNNLLNIISLDDFKLSSYLPRINELSTRYKNVIKL from the exons ATGGAGGAATGTGAAATCTACGATGAATTATGGAAAGAAATAGAAGGGAAAATTGATGTAGCTCAAGACAAGGTAATCAATTTATATTTACTGAAAAATAAGTCCTGTTCTGCCAATAGATTGATAGAGGATTTGAATTTGTCAGGCTTTAATGATTACTTATTGAACAAATATGTCGCACTCAACAGTTCCAGTATGAATAGATTCCAAAATGAAGACTATGAAATTAATTGGCAAAATCTAAATGAAGACGATAATTATGAGGAGCTACTGATAAATTGTAGTCAATCCCCATTTCTGACTCTGGAGATGTTAAATGAGTTGCTTAAAATAAACTATATTGATACAAGACATAGTTATTGGCCAGAAATGTCAAATAAACTGCAGGATTGCTTCTCATGTTTGGATTACGATTTATTCCAGAAAAGTTTAAAGATCCATTATAAAATGACAATCAGTCAAAATTGCTGTATAGAAGGATACTTGAGTCTTTTGAAAGCCACTAATAGAATAGTAAAAGGTCATTCGTTGGATAAATTTGTAGAAGTAAATTCCCCACTGAACAGCAGAGCTATGTTATGCATTAAAGTTATTCTAAACTCAGAACTTTTCCTATTGAGTAATATACATACTAGCAATGATAAGAAGATTGAAGATATTATTGAAAACcttttcaacttgttcagttcaGAAATAGCAATTGAAGATGAGCAAATAGCAATTTTAGATCTAATCAGCTTCATGGATGAAAAAGCAGAATGGTTCAAATATCTTTGCTTATCAGCCTTCATGAAACCCCTTATCTggaaaaaattagagaaataTCCAACTCTTCTAATATTTGTTTGTAAAAAATTTCTTAAACCTCTGGACAATATCCTCTTTAATTTCAGCAATGATTTAGAAAGGAGTGTTCATAGTCATAGTTGCtattttttgatatatttttgtGGTATTCATAAGGATATAAAGGAATTTGAGGTGAGAAATCAAGGGAATAAGACATATAATTTAACACAGCTTATTACATTGGTGATATATACAATTAATAATCACATTTCTTCTGAAGTCAGGGAAAGtttaaagaattttattctacTGTTTTTTCGAACAAACTACTCATTCATTGATCATGAAATTATGGAAATATTATTCAAACCTTTTGAGCATATAATAAAAGATAGTTCTTTGAAAGTGATCAGCCAAAATATTTATCTCTTCGATTTGATACAATTCACCCTGAAGAATAATGATAAAATTTTGACAGAAGGCTACTTGTATAATAGAAGaaagtataaggctctatttaATTTTGGACAATCCAGGAGAAACATATTGAACACCAATGGAAACTTTGTCAATTTGCCACAGTTAATTATTGATATAACAATAATGATGATGAGGAACTATATCAATACTAGTGAGAAGAAGCATTCAGTGGATGATAATACTATTCTGTTGTTGGAatgttgcgaaaaaatttataatgcTCATCCTGTTTTTCTCTACAATTCTTTGACTTCAAAATTCATTGTCAACTTATCGAGCTTTTATAAAGCCCTTAATAATTTTGAAACCACCAAGAAAGAAATCGAGGTAGTTTTAAATATATACAACTTCTTCCTCAAATACCACACAAATCTTTTGGAGTTGTTCAAAGGTGAATCCTTCGTAATTAACATCCTAGACAGTGTGATATCAAGTAGAATAGAAGTAGGCAGCTGTAtgatttttgataatttttcaaatgagatTTCAATTGAGGATAAAATGCAAGTTCAACTGCATTTGGTTACACACAGCTTTTTATTGAGTGTATGGTGTCAAAAAAACTATAGTGAAATTATAGTGAATAACCTTGAGGAAGAAACTTTTGTTGAATTGTTGCATTTTCTTTATGGAATATCTCATAGTACACAattgatcaggatgttagtatATGGAAGTCAAAGTTTGGATTTTAAGATGAAGGGTGTTATAGCAATTCCCACTATGTTGAAGTTTTCTGTTCAGAATGTCAGGAATACTCTTGAAACTTTAATAGGATTGCTATTTATGCGGATTTTGATTTCTAATTTAGATGGATTGGTGATGGTTCAAGCAAGTTGTGGTTTGAAG GAAAATCTTTCAAAAGTGCTTGGTGAAATTAATTCTGATTCTGATAGTGATGAAGAAATTTCTTACACTGATGCATGTAGCATAATTCGTAAGAACCTAATAAGATATATGGATTGTATTGGATATCCTTGTTATCTATTGAATGACCTGAATGATTCAGCTATTGATCTTCATAATTTCAG TGGATTGAAAATTTATGGGTCGAAATCTATTCATAATTGTGAAATGCAGAGATTTCTACAAAATACCCGGTCAGCTTTACATGACCAAAGTTGGATGCATCAAGTGAAATCATTGTTCTATAAATACTGTTCCGAAGGATACAAA GTCAGTGTGGTGTCTGAAATAATAACTAATTGTCCAAAAAGTGCTAAAGAGAAGTTTTCAAGGTCTTGGCCTGATTCTGGAAAGCCTTTACCTGCATTGCATAGTGAAGATCTTATTGCAATTGGAATAATTGTAAA GTGCAAAAATTTATGCATTAATGTGTCACAACTTCCTTGTATAAACTTGATTTGGAATAAATatggcaaaaaatttggagGTGTTTGGTTGGATAATTTCAATGAGCACCTGGATGTTCTGATGGCTGAGAATACTACAATTTATACTGCTCTGAAG atgtcTAGCTTTAGTTCCAAAATGATAGTAAAAAAATGGCTGGGTCAGTGCTTCTTCAACATACTTGATTTTAGAGAAATTTGcaatttcttgattttttctGTACTCTGTCCTCTAGAATATTCAGTGTATTATATGATGTGTTTGTTTATACACAACAAAAGCAGGATTTGTAGGATGACCCATACCCCTAGTATGAATAATCTCCTGAAT ATAATCTCGTTAGACGACTTTAAACTGAGCTCATACTTACCTAGGATAAACGAATTGTCAACAAGATATAAGAATGttataaaattatga
- the LOC123309123 gene encoding uncharacterized protein LOC123309123 isoform X3: MNRFQNEDYEINWQNLNEDDNYEELLINCSQSPFLTLEMLNELLKINYIDTRHSYWPEMSNKLQDCFSCLDYDLFQKSLKIHYKMTISQNCCIEGYLSLLKATNRIVKGHSLDKFVEVNSPLNSRAMLCIKVILNSELFLLSNIHTSNDKKIEDIIENLFNLFSSEIAIEDEQIAILDLISFMDEKAEWFKYLCLSAFMKPLIWKKLEKYPTLLIFVCKKFLKPLDNILFNFSNDLERSVHSHSCYFLIYFCGIHKDIKEFEVRNQGNKTYNLTQLITLVIYTINNHISSEVRESLKNFILLFFRTNYSFIDHEIMEILFKPFEHIIKDSSLKVISQNIYLFDLIQFTLKNNDKILTEGYLYNRRKYKALFNFGQSRRNILNTNGNFVNLPQLIIDITIMMMRNYINTSEKKHSVDDNTILLLECCEKIYNAHPVFLYNSLTSKFIVNLSSFYKALNNFETTKKEIEVVLNIYNFFLKYHTNLLELFKGESFVINILDSVISSRIEVGSCMIFDNFSNEISIEDKMQVQLHLVTHSFLLSVWCQKNYSEIIVNNLEEETFVELLHFLYGISHSTQLIRMLVYGSQSLDFKMKGVIAIPTMLKFSVQNVRNTLETLIGLLFMRILISNLDGLVMVQASCGLKENLSKVLGEINSDSDSDEEISYTDACSIIRKNLIRYMDCIGYPCYLLNDLNDSAIDLHNFSGLKIYGSKSIHNCEMQRFLQNTRSALHDQSWMHQVKSLFYKYCSEGYKVSVVSEIITNCPKSAKEKFSRSWPDSGKPLPALHSEDLIAIGIIVKYGLQNHLLSPSHRHEDNLALLVKQSRAFLDEQSEKFDGFDWFIAICFLVCSGNLERCKNLCINVSQLPCINLIWNKYGKKFGGVWLDNFNEHLDVLMAENTTIYTALKMSSFSSKMIVKKWLGQCFFNILDFREICNFLIFSVLCPLEYSVYYMMCLFIHNKSRICRMTHTPSMNNLLNIISLDDFKLSSYLPRINELSTRYKNVIKL; this comes from the exons ATGAATAGATTCCAAAATGAAGACTATGAAATTAATTGGCAAAATCTAAATGAAGACGATAATTATGAGGAGCTACTGATAAATTGTAGTCAATCCCCATTTCTGACTCTGGAGATGTTAAATGAGTTGCTTAAAATAAACTATATTGATACAAGACATAGTTATTGGCCAGAAATGTCAAATAAACTGCAGGATTGCTTCTCATGTTTGGATTACGATTTATTCCAGAAAAGTTTAAAGATCCATTATAAAATGACAATCAGTCAAAATTGCTGTATAGAAGGATACTTGAGTCTTTTGAAAGCCACTAATAGAATAGTAAAAGGTCATTCGTTGGATAAATTTGTAGAAGTAAATTCCCCACTGAACAGCAGAGCTATGTTATGCATTAAAGTTATTCTAAACTCAGAACTTTTCCTATTGAGTAATATACATACTAGCAATGATAAGAAGATTGAAGATATTATTGAAAACcttttcaacttgttcagttcaGAAATAGCAATTGAAGATGAGCAAATAGCAATTTTAGATCTAATCAGCTTCATGGATGAAAAAGCAGAATGGTTCAAATATCTTTGCTTATCAGCCTTCATGAAACCCCTTATCTggaaaaaattagagaaataTCCAACTCTTCTAATATTTGTTTGTAAAAAATTTCTTAAACCTCTGGACAATATCCTCTTTAATTTCAGCAATGATTTAGAAAGGAGTGTTCATAGTCATAGTTGCtattttttgatatatttttgtGGTATTCATAAGGATATAAAGGAATTTGAGGTGAGAAATCAAGGGAATAAGACATATAATTTAACACAGCTTATTACATTGGTGATATATACAATTAATAATCACATTTCTTCTGAAGTCAGGGAAAGtttaaagaattttattctacTGTTTTTTCGAACAAACTACTCATTCATTGATCATGAAATTATGGAAATATTATTCAAACCTTTTGAGCATATAATAAAAGATAGTTCTTTGAAAGTGATCAGCCAAAATATTTATCTCTTCGATTTGATACAATTCACCCTGAAGAATAATGATAAAATTTTGACAGAAGGCTACTTGTATAATAGAAGaaagtataaggctctatttaATTTTGGACAATCCAGGAGAAACATATTGAACACCAATGGAAACTTTGTCAATTTGCCACAGTTAATTATTGATATAACAATAATGATGATGAGGAACTATATCAATACTAGTGAGAAGAAGCATTCAGTGGATGATAATACTATTCTGTTGTTGGAatgttgcgaaaaaatttataatgcTCATCCTGTTTTTCTCTACAATTCTTTGACTTCAAAATTCATTGTCAACTTATCGAGCTTTTATAAAGCCCTTAATAATTTTGAAACCACCAAGAAAGAAATCGAGGTAGTTTTAAATATATACAACTTCTTCCTCAAATACCACACAAATCTTTTGGAGTTGTTCAAAGGTGAATCCTTCGTAATTAACATCCTAGACAGTGTGATATCAAGTAGAATAGAAGTAGGCAGCTGTAtgatttttgataatttttcaaatgagatTTCAATTGAGGATAAAATGCAAGTTCAACTGCATTTGGTTACACACAGCTTTTTATTGAGTGTATGGTGTCAAAAAAACTATAGTGAAATTATAGTGAATAACCTTGAGGAAGAAACTTTTGTTGAATTGTTGCATTTTCTTTATGGAATATCTCATAGTACACAattgatcaggatgttagtatATGGAAGTCAAAGTTTGGATTTTAAGATGAAGGGTGTTATAGCAATTCCCACTATGTTGAAGTTTTCTGTTCAGAATGTCAGGAATACTCTTGAAACTTTAATAGGATTGCTATTTATGCGGATTTTGATTTCTAATTTAGATGGATTGGTGATGGTTCAAGCAAGTTGTGGTTTGAAG GAAAATCTTTCAAAAGTGCTTGGTGAAATTAATTCTGATTCTGATAGTGATGAAGAAATTTCTTACACTGATGCATGTAGCATAATTCGTAAGAACCTAATAAGATATATGGATTGTATTGGATATCCTTGTTATCTATTGAATGACCTGAATGATTCAGCTATTGATCTTCATAATTTCAG TGGATTGAAAATTTATGGGTCGAAATCTATTCATAATTGTGAAATGCAGAGATTTCTACAAAATACCCGGTCAGCTTTACATGACCAAAGTTGGATGCATCAAGTGAAATCATTGTTCTATAAATACTGTTCCGAAGGATACAAA GTCAGTGTGGTGTCTGAAATAATAACTAATTGTCCAAAAAGTGCTAAAGAGAAGTTTTCAAGGTCTTGGCCTGATTCTGGAAAGCCTTTACCTGCATTGCATAGTGAAGATCTTATTGCAATTGGAATAATTGTAAA GTATGGTTTGCAAAATCATCTGTTGAGTCCAAGTCACAGACATGAGGACAATTTAGCCCTTTTAGTTAAACAGAGTCGTGCTTTTCTGGATGAACAATCTGAGAAATTTGATGGTTTTGATTGGTTTATTGCTATTTGTTTCTTAGTTTGTTCTGGAAATTTAGAAAG GTGCAAAAATTTATGCATTAATGTGTCACAACTTCCTTGTATAAACTTGATTTGGAATAAATatggcaaaaaatttggagGTGTTTGGTTGGATAATTTCAATGAGCACCTGGATGTTCTGATGGCTGAGAATACTACAATTTATACTGCTCTGAAG atgtcTAGCTTTAGTTCCAAAATGATAGTAAAAAAATGGCTGGGTCAGTGCTTCTTCAACATACTTGATTTTAGAGAAATTTGcaatttcttgattttttctGTACTCTGTCCTCTAGAATATTCAGTGTATTATATGATGTGTTTGTTTATACACAACAAAAGCAGGATTTGTAGGATGACCCATACCCCTAGTATGAATAATCTCCTGAAT ATAATCTCGTTAGACGACTTTAAACTGAGCTCATACTTACCTAGGATAAACGAATTGTCAACAAGATATAAGAATGttataaaattatga
- the LOC123309123 gene encoding protein broad-minded-like isoform X4 has translation MMMRNYINTSEKKHSVDDNTILLLECCEKIYNAHPVFLYNSLTSKFIVNLSSFYKALNNFETTKKEIEVVLNIYNFFLKYHTNLLELFKGESFVINILDSVISSRIEVGSCMIFDNFSNEISIEDKMQVQLHLVTHSFLLSVWCQKNYSEIIVNNLEEETFVELLHFLYGISHSTQLIRMLVYGSQSLDFKMKGVIAIPTMLKFSVQNVRNTLETLIGLLFMRILISNLDGLVMVQASCGLKENLSKVLGEINSDSDSDEEISYTDACSIIRKNLIRYMDCIGYPCYLLNDLNDSAIDLHNFSGLKIYGSKSIHNCEMQRFLQNTRSALHDQSWMHQVKSLFYKYCSEGYKVSVVSEIITNCPKSAKEKFSRSWPDSGKPLPALHSEDLIAIGIIVKYGLQNHLLSPSHRHEDNLALLVKQSRAFLDEQSEKFDGFDWFIAICFLVCSGNLERCKNLCINVSQLPCINLIWNKYGKKFGGVWLDNFNEHLDVLMAENTTIYTALKMSSFSSKMIVKKWLGQCFFNILDFREICNFLIFSVLCPLEYSVYYMMCLFIHNKSRICRMTHTPSMNNLLNIISLDDFKLSSYLPRINELSTRYKNVIKL, from the exons ATGATGATGAGGAACTATATCAATACTAGTGAGAAGAAGCATTCAGTGGATGATAATACTATTCTGTTGTTGGAatgttgcgaaaaaatttataatgcTCATCCTGTTTTTCTCTACAATTCTTTGACTTCAAAATTCATTGTCAACTTATCGAGCTTTTATAAAGCCCTTAATAATTTTGAAACCACCAAGAAAGAAATCGAGGTAGTTTTAAATATATACAACTTCTTCCTCAAATACCACACAAATCTTTTGGAGTTGTTCAAAGGTGAATCCTTCGTAATTAACATCCTAGACAGTGTGATATCAAGTAGAATAGAAGTAGGCAGCTGTAtgatttttgataatttttcaaatgagatTTCAATTGAGGATAAAATGCAAGTTCAACTGCATTTGGTTACACACAGCTTTTTATTGAGTGTATGGTGTCAAAAAAACTATAGTGAAATTATAGTGAATAACCTTGAGGAAGAAACTTTTGTTGAATTGTTGCATTTTCTTTATGGAATATCTCATAGTACACAattgatcaggatgttagtatATGGAAGTCAAAGTTTGGATTTTAAGATGAAGGGTGTTATAGCAATTCCCACTATGTTGAAGTTTTCTGTTCAGAATGTCAGGAATACTCTTGAAACTTTAATAGGATTGCTATTTATGCGGATTTTGATTTCTAATTTAGATGGATTGGTGATGGTTCAAGCAAGTTGTGGTTTGAAG GAAAATCTTTCAAAAGTGCTTGGTGAAATTAATTCTGATTCTGATAGTGATGAAGAAATTTCTTACACTGATGCATGTAGCATAATTCGTAAGAACCTAATAAGATATATGGATTGTATTGGATATCCTTGTTATCTATTGAATGACCTGAATGATTCAGCTATTGATCTTCATAATTTCAG TGGATTGAAAATTTATGGGTCGAAATCTATTCATAATTGTGAAATGCAGAGATTTCTACAAAATACCCGGTCAGCTTTACATGACCAAAGTTGGATGCATCAAGTGAAATCATTGTTCTATAAATACTGTTCCGAAGGATACAAA GTCAGTGTGGTGTCTGAAATAATAACTAATTGTCCAAAAAGTGCTAAAGAGAAGTTTTCAAGGTCTTGGCCTGATTCTGGAAAGCCTTTACCTGCATTGCATAGTGAAGATCTTATTGCAATTGGAATAATTGTAAA GTATGGTTTGCAAAATCATCTGTTGAGTCCAAGTCACAGACATGAGGACAATTTAGCCCTTTTAGTTAAACAGAGTCGTGCTTTTCTGGATGAACAATCTGAGAAATTTGATGGTTTTGATTGGTTTATTGCTATTTGTTTCTTAGTTTGTTCTGGAAATTTAGAAAG GTGCAAAAATTTATGCATTAATGTGTCACAACTTCCTTGTATAAACTTGATTTGGAATAAATatggcaaaaaatttggagGTGTTTGGTTGGATAATTTCAATGAGCACCTGGATGTTCTGATGGCTGAGAATACTACAATTTATACTGCTCTGAAG atgtcTAGCTTTAGTTCCAAAATGATAGTAAAAAAATGGCTGGGTCAGTGCTTCTTCAACATACTTGATTTTAGAGAAATTTGcaatttcttgattttttctGTACTCTGTCCTCTAGAATATTCAGTGTATTATATGATGTGTTTGTTTATACACAACAAAAGCAGGATTTGTAGGATGACCCATACCCCTAGTATGAATAATCTCCTGAAT ATAATCTCGTTAGACGACTTTAAACTGAGCTCATACTTACCTAGGATAAACGAATTGTCAACAAGATATAAGAATGttataaaattatga